A window from Neobacillus sp. PS3-40 encodes these proteins:
- a CDS encoding small acid-soluble spore protein P, whose translation MMNKNDSKDMRRNAPKGNQSGQPQPLSGSHKVKNRQHTRAKHNSSHDM comes from the coding sequence CTGATGAATAAAAATGATAGCAAAGATATGCGTAGAAATGCGCCAAAAGGAAATCAATCTGGACAGCCACAGCCATTAAGCGGTTCACATAAAGTGAAAAATAGGCAGCACACACGGGCGAAACATAACTCGTCACATGATATGTAA
- a CDS encoding Rdx family protein: protein MKKFHIILEFCMQUNYAPKAASFAEEMFNHFNRDIEKMELIPSSGGVFEVSVNGEKIYSKDETGVFPDTEEIIKQIESL from the coding sequence ATGAAAAAATTTCACATTATCCTTGAGTTCTGCATGCAATGAAATTACGCGCCAAAAGCTGCGAGTTTCGCAGAAGAAATGTTCAACCATTTTAACAGAGATATTGAAAAAATGGAGTTGATTCCAAGCTCTGGTGGTGTTTTTGAGGTATCCGTCAATGGTGAAAAAATCTACTCAAAAGATGAAACAGGAGTCTTTCCTGACACAGAAGAGATCATTAAGCAAATTGAATCATTATAA
- a CDS encoding glycine C-acetyltransferase, producing MSSKMLEQFLNENLEDLKSKGLYNVIDPLESPNGPVITINGKELINLSSNNYLGLATDERLKKAATDALEKFGVGAGAVRTINGTLKLHIELEEKLAEFKHTEAAIAYQSGFNCNMAAISAVMDKNDAILSDELNHASIIDGCRLSKAKIIRVNHSDMEDLRAKAKEATESGQYNKVMVITDGVFSMDGDIALLPEIVKIAEEFDLITYVDDAHGSGVLGKGHGTVNHFGLSDKIDFQIGTLSKAIGVVGGYVAGKKNLIDWLKVRSRPFLFSTSLTPADVAASKKAIEILMESTELNERLWENGNYLKKGLKALGFNIGNSETPITPCIIGEEKLAQQFSKRLYEEGVYAKAIVFPTVPQGTGRVRNMPTAAHTKEMLDQAISIYEKVGKEMGIINK from the coding sequence ATGTCCAGTAAAATGTTAGAACAATTTTTGAATGAAAACCTAGAAGATTTAAAAAGCAAAGGCTTATATAATGTAATAGATCCATTAGAAAGTCCAAATGGTCCAGTAATCACCATTAACGGGAAAGAGTTAATCAACTTATCTTCCAATAACTACTTGGGATTGGCTACAGATGAAAGGTTAAAAAAAGCAGCTACAGATGCTCTTGAAAAATTTGGGGTTGGAGCAGGTGCTGTCCGTACAATCAATGGAACTCTCAAACTTCATATTGAATTAGAAGAAAAATTAGCTGAATTTAAACATACTGAGGCAGCTATTGCCTATCAATCAGGTTTTAATTGTAATATGGCAGCTATTTCAGCAGTTATGGATAAAAATGATGCTATATTATCTGATGAATTAAACCATGCCTCTATTATCGATGGTTGCCGTTTATCAAAAGCAAAAATCATTCGAGTTAACCACTCTGATATGGAAGACTTGCGAGCAAAGGCCAAGGAAGCAACAGAATCTGGTCAATATAATAAAGTTATGGTAATAACCGATGGTGTTTTCTCGATGGATGGAGATATCGCTCTCTTACCTGAAATTGTAAAAATAGCTGAAGAATTTGACCTTATTACATATGTCGATGATGCCCATGGATCAGGTGTTCTTGGAAAAGGTCATGGAACTGTAAATCATTTTGGTCTTTCAGACAAAATCGATTTCCAAATTGGGACTCTTTCAAAGGCAATTGGTGTTGTCGGTGGATATGTTGCAGGGAAAAAGAATTTAATTGATTGGCTAAAAGTACGGAGCCGCCCATTCTTATTCTCTACTTCCTTAACACCTGCAGATGTTGCCGCAAGCAAAAAGGCCATTGAAATTTTAATGGAAAGCACTGAGCTTAATGAACGTCTATGGGAAAATGGAAACTACCTGAAAAAAGGATTGAAAGCATTAGGCTTTAATATTGGCAACAGTGAAACTCCGATTACCCCTTGCATCATTGGAGAAGAAAAACTTGCACAACAATTTTCTAAACGTTTATATGAAGAAGGCGTTTATGCGAAAGCAATTGTGTTCCCAACAGTGCCTCAGGGAACCGGACGTGTTCGCAATATGCCAACTGCAGCACATACAAAAGAGATGCTTGATCAAGCTATTTCAATTTACGAAAAAGTTGGTAAGGAAATGGGTATTATAAACAAATAG
- the sspO gene encoding small acid-soluble spore protein O, which produces MAKKKSNHVIPGMNAAKGQGQGAGYNEEMGTEPSLTVKEKMNNKKRKKNQ; this is translated from the coding sequence ATGGCAAAGAAAAAGTCAAATCATGTTATCCCTGGAATGAATGCCGCAAAGGGACAAGGTCAAGGTGCAGGTTATAATGAAGAAATGGGAACAGAACCATCACTGACCGTGAAAGAAAAAATGAACAATAAAAAACGGAAGAAGAATCAATGA
- a CDS encoding DASS family sodium-coupled anion symporter — translation MKKEEKSKPKKMKWNALVLSFLILLIILVLPPFAGLPVAGQRALAVLAFAIMLWVTEAVTYPVSAAFIIALLTFLIGLSPPLHGAGGLIGTKTALEWSLSGFSSAAVALVAGALFLSAAMQETGLDKRIALLVLSKVGSTIKGILFGVIIVGILLALFIPSPTARVGAMIPIILGMVSAFGLQKESRLSALLILATANTATIWSIGIKTATPQNMVGLNFIEKAFPYHISWLKWFLAAAPWSLIMSIVLYFVLMLVMRPETKAISTGKDVVKNQLTELGRMSGSQIRLLIIAFGALILWATEDSLHPFDSTTIVLLVVALMLAPGVGVLTWSKVEKLIPWGTIILFAAGISLGTVLLKTNGATWLAKIFFNKFGLNSLSIFTIVAILTAFAILIHIGFASATSLASTLIPVVIAFVQGMDNPGTIHGMGIVLITQFAIGFGFILPVNAPQNMLAYGTGTFETKDFIKIGVILTVIGYALFILFSLTYWKWIELLP, via the coding sequence ATGAAAAAAGAAGAGAAGTCCAAACCCAAGAAAATGAAATGGAATGCACTTGTTCTTTCCTTTCTTATTTTACTTATCATCTTAGTGTTGCCTCCTTTTGCAGGATTACCTGTTGCTGGTCAGAGGGCACTTGCAGTATTAGCATTTGCTATAATGCTATGGGTGACAGAAGCGGTTACATATCCAGTTAGTGCTGCTTTTATTATTGCGTTATTAACATTTCTAATTGGACTAAGCCCGCCATTACATGGAGCCGGTGGATTAATTGGGACGAAAACAGCACTTGAATGGTCTTTATCAGGATTCAGCAGTGCGGCAGTCGCACTAGTTGCTGGGGCTCTTTTTTTATCAGCTGCAATGCAGGAAACAGGTTTAGACAAACGAATTGCCCTATTAGTTCTTTCAAAAGTAGGCTCAACGATTAAAGGGATTTTATTCGGAGTGATCATAGTTGGAATATTGTTAGCCTTATTTATTCCTAGCCCCACAGCACGTGTAGGAGCAATGATTCCAATTATTTTGGGGATGGTTTCCGCATTTGGTTTACAAAAAGAAAGCCGTTTATCTGCATTATTGATTTTGGCAACCGCGAACACGGCCACAATATGGAGTATTGGGATTAAGACTGCAACTCCGCAGAACATGGTGGGCCTTAATTTTATCGAAAAAGCCTTTCCCTATCATATTTCTTGGCTCAAATGGTTTTTAGCAGCTGCACCGTGGTCACTCATCATGTCGATCGTACTCTATTTTGTGTTAATGCTAGTAATGCGACCCGAAACGAAGGCCATCTCCACAGGTAAGGATGTCGTAAAGAACCAATTAACAGAATTGGGACGGATGTCAGGATCGCAAATCCGCTTACTAATCATTGCCTTTGGGGCACTTATTTTATGGGCGACTGAAGATAGCCTACATCCCTTTGACAGTACAACTATTGTCCTCTTAGTGGTAGCATTAATGCTCGCGCCAGGGGTTGGTGTTTTAACGTGGTCAAAGGTAGAAAAACTAATTCCTTGGGGAACCATTATCTTATTTGCCGCTGGAATTTCGTTAGGAACTGTTTTATTAAAAACAAACGGGGCAACGTGGCTAGCAAAAATTTTCTTCAATAAATTTGGGTTAAACAGCTTATCAATCTTCACAATTGTCGCTATTCTAACGGCTTTTGCCATTTTAATTCATATAGGGTTTGCGAGCGCTACAAGCCTAGCATCCACCTTAATTCCGGTTGTCATTGCGTTTGTTCAAGGAATGGATAACCCAGGAACCATACATGGAATGGGAATTGTGCTAATTACCCAATTTGCAATTGGTTTCGGATTTATCCTGCCGGTCAATGCACCTCAGAATATGCTTGCATATGGAACGGGAACATTTGAAACAAAAGATTTTATTAAAATTGGGGTTATCTTAACAGTGATTGGGTATGCACTTTTCATTTTATTTTCGCTTACATATTGGAAATGGATAGAATTACTACCATAA
- the selD gene encoding selenide, water dikinase SelD has protein sequence MSEHEKIRLTSFSTKAGUGCKIGPEDLAQVLRRLPKQDPVPELLVGHETSDDAGVYQITDSIALIQTVDYFTPIVDDPYMFGQIAAANALSDVYAMGGEPKTVMNIVGYPIKKLGPDALSDILRGAADKVKEAGALTVGGHSIDDQEPKFGLSVTGIVHPEKVWRNVGSVPGDVLVLTKPIGVGILTTGIKRGAVTAEQERIVTETMAMLNKTAAQSLTNYHPHAVTDVTGFGLLGHSSEMARGSQVSFELSLKHVPTLDGVFQLAKDGVVPGGSKSNHKWLSDDVHYEDILPEEQIVLCDAITSGGLLVSLSEEEAITYVEDLHSVGLLSASIIGRVTEKQDKLITVKR, from the coding sequence ATGAGTGAACATGAAAAAATTCGCCTAACCTCTTTTTCTACAAAGGCTGGTTGAGGCTGTAAAATTGGTCCTGAGGACCTGGCGCAAGTTTTGCGTCGCTTACCAAAACAAGACCCTGTCCCGGAATTACTAGTTGGGCATGAAACATCTGATGATGCTGGAGTTTATCAAATAACTGATTCCATTGCTTTAATCCAAACTGTTGATTATTTTACTCCTATTGTTGATGATCCATATATGTTTGGTCAAATTGCTGCTGCTAATGCATTAAGTGATGTTTATGCGATGGGTGGAGAACCGAAGACAGTAATGAATATTGTGGGTTACCCTATTAAAAAATTGGGACCAGATGCACTTTCGGATATCCTTCGAGGTGCTGCTGATAAAGTTAAAGAAGCGGGTGCCCTGACTGTCGGCGGCCATTCTATTGACGATCAAGAACCAAAATTCGGTCTATCTGTAACCGGCATCGTTCATCCTGAGAAAGTGTGGAGAAATGTTGGTTCTGTACCTGGAGATGTTCTTGTCTTAACAAAACCCATTGGTGTTGGCATTCTTACTACTGGGATAAAAAGAGGTGCTGTTACAGCTGAACAAGAACGGATAGTAACAGAAACAATGGCGATGCTAAACAAAACAGCTGCGCAGTCATTGACAAACTATCATCCTCACGCAGTTACTGATGTGACAGGATTTGGTCTTTTAGGGCATAGCAGTGAAATGGCTCGTGGAAGTCAAGTTAGCTTTGAATTGTCACTAAAGCATGTTCCAACACTTGATGGTGTATTTCAATTAGCAAAAGATGGTGTAGTTCCAGGTGGGTCTAAATCCAATCACAAGTGGTTGTCTGATGATGTTCATTATGAGGATATTTTACCAGAAGAACAGATCGTCCTTTGTGATGCAATTACGTCAGGTGGATTACTTGTATCACTTAGTGAGGAAGAAGCTATCACTTATGTTGAAGATCTTCATTCAGTAGGGTTACTAAGTGCTTCCATCATTGGTCGCGTGACCGAAAAACAAGATAAATTAATTACTGTAAAAAGATAA
- a CDS encoding xanthine phosphoribosyltransferase, translating into MRLLEEKINTDGIVISENVLKVDSFLNHQIDPKLMNEIGKEFAELFAGEGITKILTIESSGIAPAVMAGLYLDVPVLFARKRKSLTLFEDLITATVHSFTKNETNEISISKKYINEDDRILIIDDFLANGQAASALARMVEEVNAQVVGIGIVIEKSFQDGAQILKDHGYRVESLARIASLTNGEVTFKHEKMEELV; encoded by the coding sequence ATGAGATTATTGGAAGAAAAAATCAACACGGATGGTATTGTTATCTCAGAAAATGTTTTAAAAGTAGATTCTTTTTTAAACCATCAAATTGATCCAAAATTAATGAATGAAATTGGCAAAGAGTTTGCTGAACTGTTTGCAGGCGAAGGGATAACAAAAATCTTAACGATTGAATCTTCCGGAATTGCTCCTGCTGTAATGGCTGGCTTATATTTGGATGTTCCCGTGTTATTTGCAAGAAAAAGAAAGTCATTAACCCTTTTCGAAGATTTAATTACTGCCACAGTCCATTCTTTCACGAAGAATGAAACAAACGAGATCTCAATTTCAAAAAAATATATAAATGAGGATGATCGTATTCTTATTATCGACGACTTTCTTGCTAACGGACAGGCTGCATCCGCACTAGCTCGAATGGTTGAGGAAGTAAATGCTCAAGTTGTTGGAATTGGAATTGTGATAGAAAAATCGTTCCAGGATGGTGCCCAAATATTAAAAGATCATGGATACAGGGTTGAATCCCTTGCAAGGATTGCCTCCCTTACAAACGGAGAAGTAACATTTAAACATGAGAAAATGGAGGAATTAGTATAA
- a CDS encoding Hsp20/alpha crystallin family protein, whose amino-acid sequence MFNEEDGQSIDLDQMEKWLENYFLDPLTSHFDQTQFRIDLYETDENWIVEALLSDYTSCDIKVFAENKTLIISAVKLPQLSNQDLQKRVRIIKFPFLVIDQKITATFQNGILEIFISKKEKVVRKNRFITLP is encoded by the coding sequence TTGTTTAATGAGGAAGATGGACAGTCAATAGATCTTGATCAAATGGAAAAGTGGCTTGAAAACTATTTCTTAGATCCATTGACTTCGCATTTTGACCAGACCCAATTTCGTATTGATCTATATGAAACTGATGAAAATTGGATTGTTGAGGCCCTACTAAGCGATTATACGTCTTGTGATATAAAGGTTTTTGCTGAGAATAAAACACTGATTATTTCTGCTGTGAAATTGCCTCAATTATCAAATCAGGATCTGCAAAAACGTGTCCGAATTATCAAGTTTCCTTTCTTGGTTATCGATCAAAAAATAACCGCAACATTTCAGAATGGGATTTTAGAGATTTTTATTTCAAAAAAAGAAAAGGTAGTAAGGAAAAATAGGTTTATAACTCTACCTTGA
- a CDS encoding L-threonine 3-dehydrogenase produces the protein MKRILITGALGQIGSELTMKLRDIYGTDNVIATDLKKNNSEAAENGPFEVVDVTDLNNMIEVAKKYKVDTVMHLAALLSATAEAKPVFAWNLNMGGMMNALETARELNAQFFTPSSIGAFGPTTPKDNTPQDTIMRPTTMYGVNKVAGELLSDYYHEKFGVDTRGVRFPGLISYVAKPGGGTTDYAVEIYYEAVKNGKYTSYIDKGTYMDMMYMPDALNAIIDLMEADSAKLTHRNAFNVTAMSFAPEEIAAEIAKQIPGFVLSYDVDPVRQKIADSWPNFIDATAAKQEWGFKAEYDLAKMTKDMIEKLRQKL, from the coding sequence ATGAAACGCATATTAATTACCGGAGCACTAGGACAAATCGGTTCTGAATTAACCATGAAGCTTCGTGACATATATGGTACAGATAATGTTATCGCAACTGATCTTAAAAAGAACAACAGTGAAGCAGCTGAAAATGGACCATTTGAAGTTGTTGATGTTACTGATTTAAACAACATGATCGAAGTAGCAAAAAAATATAAAGTTGATACTGTTATGCATCTTGCTGCTCTATTATCTGCTACAGCAGAAGCAAAACCTGTATTTGCTTGGAATTTAAATATGGGCGGAATGATGAATGCCCTTGAAACAGCGAGAGAGCTTAACGCCCAATTTTTCACACCTAGCTCGATCGGTGCATTTGGTCCAACTACACCAAAGGATAACACACCACAAGATACAATTATGCGCCCAACTACAATGTACGGCGTTAATAAAGTAGCTGGAGAGCTCCTATCTGATTATTATCATGAAAAATTTGGTGTTGATACAAGGGGAGTGCGCTTCCCTGGTTTGATTTCCTATGTTGCCAAACCAGGCGGCGGAACGACAGACTATGCTGTTGAAATCTACTATGAAGCAGTAAAAAATGGAAAATATACTTCTTATATTGATAAAGGAACCTACATGGATATGATGTATATGCCTGATGCATTAAATGCCATTATTGATTTAATGGAGGCAGACTCTGCAAAACTAACTCATCGAAATGCGTTCAATGTAACAGCGATGAGTTTTGCTCCTGAGGAAATTGCTGCTGAAATTGCTAAGCAAATCCCTGGTTTTGTCCTATCATATGATGTAGATCCTGTCCGTCAAAAAATTGCCGACAGCTGGCCAAATTTCATTGATGCAACAGCAGCAAAACAAGAATGGGGCTTCAAAGCTGAATATGATTTAGCGAAAATGACCAAAGATATGATCGAAAAACTTCGTCAGAAATTATAG
- the selA gene encoding L-seryl-tRNA(Sec) selenium transferase, whose translation MKECLRSIPAIHELQNHDRFLRISNEKNIEITPLTNQLKEVIDQIRGLILNNNWEGGVPGTNQFINDIFETLEKNITKQFSYTLKRVINATGTILHTNLGRARLSKQAVSHVLETAQNYSNLEYNLEEGERGSRHSHVESLIKELTGAEAAMIVNNNAAAVYLVLRALAINKEVIVSRGQLVEIGGSFRISSIMEESGAKLIEVGTTNKTHLYDYERALTPETAIIMKVHTSNFKVIGFTKSIESAELINFTKRHKDLIFYEDLGSGALFDFHKHGIGEEPVVREVLEMGADLVTFSGDKLLGGPQAGIIAGKKDIIDRLKKHQLARVVRVDKMTLAALEGTLLDYARGDNGLQSIPTIRDLLQSIEIIEVRSTQFISKLLEQTSNFETELIAGTSQVGGGTMPEVELPTKIIALKHSSLTAEQIARKLRTEAKPAIIARIQKDKLLIDLRTVSIEEEGPLIEALIQI comes from the coding sequence GTGAAAGAATGCCTTCGTTCCATCCCAGCTATCCATGAACTTCAAAATCATGATCGGTTTTTGAGGATTTCAAATGAGAAAAACATTGAAATAACTCCATTAACGAACCAATTAAAAGAGGTTATTGACCAAATAAGAGGGTTGATTTTAAACAATAATTGGGAGGGAGGAGTTCCTGGAACAAACCAATTTATTAACGATATCTTTGAGACACTTGAAAAAAACATAACGAAACAATTTTCATATACACTGAAAAGAGTAATTAATGCTACCGGCACTATTTTACATACAAATTTAGGACGAGCTCGATTAAGCAAACAAGCTGTTTCGCATGTACTGGAAACTGCTCAAAATTATTCAAATTTAGAGTATAACCTAGAAGAGGGCGAGCGTGGCTCAAGGCATAGTCATGTGGAATCTCTGATAAAAGAGTTAACAGGTGCTGAGGCAGCAATGATCGTCAATAATAATGCAGCAGCTGTTTATTTAGTCTTAAGGGCGTTGGCTATAAATAAAGAAGTGATCGTATCACGCGGGCAATTGGTTGAAATTGGTGGTTCTTTCCGTATTTCCTCCATTATGGAAGAGAGCGGGGCTAAGCTTATAGAAGTAGGCACAACCAACAAAACACATCTTTACGATTATGAACGAGCTCTCACTCCTGAAACAGCGATTATAATGAAGGTGCATACAAGTAATTTTAAAGTGATCGGCTTTACAAAATCAATTGAATCTGCTGAACTAATCAACTTCACAAAAAGGCATAAAGATCTTATTTTCTACGAAGATTTAGGCAGTGGGGCACTGTTTGATTTTCACAAACATGGAATTGGTGAAGAGCCTGTCGTCAGAGAAGTTCTTGAAATGGGTGCAGATCTTGTAACGTTTAGCGGGGATAAGCTACTCGGAGGACCACAAGCAGGAATTATTGCTGGAAAAAAGGACATAATTGATCGCCTCAAAAAGCATCAATTAGCACGAGTTGTTCGCGTTGATAAGATGACTCTTGCAGCTCTTGAGGGAACATTACTTGATTATGCACGTGGAGATAATGGACTTCAAAGCATACCAACCATTCGTGATTTATTGCAGTCTATTGAAATAATTGAAGTTCGTTCGACCCAATTTATTAGCAAACTTCTTGAACAAACAAGTAACTTTGAAACGGAATTGATTGCTGGCACAAGTCAGGTTGGTGGAGGAACTATGCCAGAGGTTGAACTGCCAACAAAAATAATAGCCTTAAAACATTCTTCACTCACAGCAGAACAAATAGCTCGAAAACTAAGGACCGAAGCAAAGCCAGCAATTATTGCCAGAATTCAAAAGGACAAGTTATTAATTGATTTAAGAACAGTTTCGATCGAGGAAGAAGGCCCACTAATAGAAGCCTTGATTCAAATTTAA
- a CDS encoding nucleobase:cation symporter-2 family protein — MKQNPFKIASLSIQHVLAMYAGAVIVPLIVGGALKFSGEQLTYLVSIDILMCGLATILQVWQNRFFGIGLPIVLGCTFTAVGPMIAIGGQYGVSAIYGSILISGLMVILISQSFGKLIKLFPPVVTGSVVTIIGITLIPVAMNNIAGGQGSPDFGAGSNIALAFGTLLFIIVLYRFFTGFIRSISILLGLVAGTLAASVMGKVNFSAVADASWFHMVRPFYFGTPTFELTPILTMTLVAIVSLVESTGVYFALSDITGRKLTEKDLSRGYRAEGLAIILGALFNSFPYTTYSQNVGLVQLSGVKSKNVIYTMGTMLIVLGFVPKIGALTTVIPTPVLGGAMVAMFGMVIAYGIKMLSKVEFASQENLLIIACSVGMGLGVTAVPDIFSHMPEAVKILTNNGIVAGSLTAIFLNIVFNVLKPMKQDLADQKLTSKAS; from the coding sequence ATGAAACAAAATCCTTTTAAAATTGCTTCTTTAAGTATTCAACATGTATTGGCTATGTATGCAGGAGCTGTAATTGTTCCGTTGATCGTCGGAGGAGCACTTAAATTTTCTGGTGAACAATTAACCTATTTAGTTTCAATTGATATTCTTATGTGTGGACTTGCAACTATTTTACAAGTTTGGCAGAATCGTTTTTTTGGAATTGGCTTACCTATCGTCCTTGGGTGTACATTTACAGCAGTTGGGCCAATGATTGCGATTGGTGGACAATATGGTGTTTCAGCCATCTACGGCTCCATTCTCATCTCCGGCCTAATGGTAATCCTGATTTCTCAATCCTTTGGAAAACTAATTAAGCTTTTTCCACCAGTTGTAACTGGCTCAGTTGTTACGATTATCGGAATTACGCTCATCCCTGTTGCAATGAATAATATCGCCGGTGGTCAAGGTAGCCCAGACTTTGGTGCAGGATCAAATATTGCTCTTGCCTTTGGAACATTACTCTTTATCATTGTTCTTTATCGCTTCTTTACTGGATTCATTCGTTCAATTTCAATTTTATTAGGATTGGTTGCAGGTACGCTTGCAGCTTCCGTTATGGGTAAGGTTAACTTCTCAGCTGTAGCTGATGCATCATGGTTTCATATGGTAAGACCCTTTTACTTTGGAACCCCTACTTTTGAACTAACACCGATTCTTACGATGACACTTGTTGCAATTGTAAGTTTAGTAGAGTCTACTGGAGTTTATTTTGCACTCTCTGATATTACAGGCAGAAAATTGACAGAAAAGGATTTATCTAGAGGATACCGTGCAGAAGGTCTGGCCATCATTCTTGGGGCATTGTTTAATTCCTTCCCATACACAACCTATTCGCAAAATGTTGGACTTGTTCAACTCTCTGGCGTGAAAAGTAAAAATGTTATTTATACAATGGGTACTATGCTAATTGTTCTTGGATTTGTCCCTAAAATTGGTGCTTTAACAACCGTTATTCCCACCCCTGTTCTTGGTGGTGCGATGGTGGCAATGTTCGGAATGGTTATTGCATACGGTATTAAAATGCTCAGCAAAGTTGAATTTGCTTCACAAGAAAATCTTCTCATTATTGCTTGCTCAGTTGGGATGGGACTTGGTGTTACAGCTGTTCCAGATATTTTCTCCCACATGCCAGAAGCGGTAAAAATTCTTACAAACAACGGAATTGTAGCAGGAAGCCTAACAGCCATTTTCTTGAATATTGTTTTTAATGTTTTAAAGCCAATGAAACAAGATCTAGCAGATCAAAAGTTAACTTCAAAGGCTTCTTAA